A window from Oncorhynchus tshawytscha isolate Ot180627B unplaced genomic scaffold, Otsh_v2.0 Un_contig_508_pilon_pilon, whole genome shotgun sequence encodes these proteins:
- the LOC121842797 gene encoding uncharacterized protein LOC121842797, with protein sequence MSSFVTGTFKKKLNGVTGKVVDNVLGRHKTEAFFQDRQHKHDMKSASQKAGKALSETETKELLDYAEKIGDVNRPASALDIYVLTNSDLLHGKGIQFKVVDQNGKTLSEESYPGTNSSAGQITLRLTKEPEKTHSEKGILSKAKDRIQGVESPYSGHFDIIQDGKVIPVRSENKNCLYHALAQATSNRSEDEITSQAVNLRNNVKDQIKGSLQAYSEMVQTQKAYDALEKNHGKYAIVEGPGIENGRMMI encoded by the exons ATGTCCTCTTTTGTGACGGGAACATTCAAGAAGAAGCTCAATGGAGTTACTGGAAAGGTTGTTGACAATGTACTTGGCAGACACAAAACTGAGGCCTTTTTCCAGGACCGGCAGcataaac ATGATATGAAGTCAGCCAGTCAGAAGGCTGGGAAAGCTCTGTCAGAGACTGAAACAAAAGAACTTCTGGACTATGCAGAGAAGATTGGTGATGTTAATCGACCAGCCTCGGCCCTGGACATTTATGTCCTCACAAACAGTGACCTGCTCCATGGTAAAGGCATCCAGTTCAAAGTGGTGGATCAAAATGGGAAAACGCTCTCAGAGGAGTCCTACCCGGGAACGAACAGCTCAGCCGGCCAAATCACTCTACGGCTGACCAAAGAGCCTGAGAAAACACACAG TGAGAAAGGAATCCTCTCTAAAGCAAAAGACAGAATCCAAGGAGTGGAAAGTCCATACAGTGGTCACTTTGACATCATCCAAGATGGCAAAGTAATCCCTGTGCGCTCAGAGAACAAGAACTGCCTGTACCATGCCCTAGCACAGGCAACATCTAACAGGTCTGAGGATGAGATCACGAGTCAAGCTGTGAATCTACGAAACAATGTTAAAGACCAG ATTAAAGGGAGCCTTCAGGCTTATAGTGAAATGGTTCAAACCCAGAAGGCCTATGATGCACTCGAGAAAAATCATGGAAAATATGCTATAGTTGAGGGGCCAGGAATAGAAAACGGACGAATGATGATATGA